DNA sequence from the Xenopus tropicalis strain Nigerian chromosome 4, UCB_Xtro_10.0, whole genome shotgun sequence genome:
gggtggcctctagggtgctgattgtttttatggggaaaaaaacactgttcGTTGTCACTTCTGATCAGGTCCACTTAGTTTTGCCACCCGTGTGTATGATCTGAAAGCACAATACTGACCCTGAGGCCAGCCTGTGTAGGGCCATCTTTAGGTGAATAGTTCCAGCTAAATAAACTCTAGAATGCAGAATAAACACAAGGTGGTAGTATAGctttctgaaaaagaaaaatattttccttgGAATTAAACTGATTAGGTTGCATAGAATCAATCGTTAAAGTTGACTGTATAATAACTTTCCTTCATTATAAGgctacttaaaataaaaaaaaaaaagttaaatggaTTTGTTTAATTTGGGTCAGCCTAGCATACCttccttttttacttttattgttaaATTAGTGTACCACTACCAAGCAACTATTTAGACACAGTGACATTGATCTATGTTTTGAGACAGTGGTTTTGATTCTGacagtatacagtggtgtgaaaaactatttgcccccttcctgatttcttattcttttgcatgtttgtcacacaaaatgtttctgctcatcaaaaaccgttaactattagtcaaagataacataattgaacacaaaatgcagtttttaaatgaaggtttacgttattaagggagaaaaaaaactccaaatctacatggccctgtgtgaaaaagtgattgccccccttgttaaaaaataacttaactgtggtttatcaatttcaattttcaatttcaatatcaatttctgtagtcacccccaggcctgattactgccacacctgtttcaatcaagaaatcacttaaataggagctacctgacacagagaagtagaccaaaagcacctcaaaagctagacatcatgccaagatccaaagaaattcaggaacaaatgagaacaaaagtaattgagatctatcagtctggtaaaggttataaagccatttctaaagctttgggactccagcgaaccacagtgagagccattatccacaaatggcaaaaacatggaacagtggtgaaccttcccaggagtggccggccgaccaaaattaccccaagagcgcagagacaactcatccgagaggccacaaaagaccccaggacaacatctaaagaactgcaggcctcacttgcctcaattaaggtcagtgttcacgactccaccattagaaagagactgggcaaaaacggcctgcatggcagatttccaaggcgcaaaccacttttaagcaaaaagaacattatggctcgtctcaattttgctaaaaaacatctcaatgattgccaagacttttgggaaaataccttgtggaccgacgagacaaaagttgaactttttggaaggtgcgtgtcccgttacatctggcgtaaaagtaacacagcatttcagaaaaagaacatcataccaacagtaaaatatggtggtggtagtgtgatggtctggggttgttttgctgcttcaggacctgaaaggcttgctgtgatagatggaaccatgaattctactgtctaccaaaaaatcctgaaggagaatgtccggccatctgttcgtcaactcaagctgaagcgatcttgggtgctgcagcaggacaatgacccaaaacacaccagcaaatccacctctgaatggctgaagaaaaacaaaatgaagactttggagtggcctagtcaaagtcctgacctgaatcctattgagatgttgtggcatgaccttaaaaaggcggttcatgctagaaaaccctcaaataaatctgaattacaacaattctgcaaagatgagtgggccaaaattcctccagagcgctgtaaaagactcgtggcaagttatcgcaaacgcttgattgcagttattgctgctaagggtggcccaaccagttattaggttcagggggcaattactttttcacacagggccatgtaggtttggattttttttctccctaaataataaaaaccctcatttaaaaactgcattttgtgtttacttgtgttatctttgactaatagttaacggtttttgatgagcagaaacatttaagtgtgacaaacatgcaaaagaataagaaatcaggaagggggcaaatagtttttcacaccactgtatatagaatCTTTACCATGAAGCAAAATAGGACTTGTGTTTTcagaatgaaaatataaaaatatccaaTGAGTACTAAAAAATGGAGAGGACAAATTAGATTTGCAGTGGTAAAGTATTCCCAACGCTGTCTTGCAGTATATTAAACATTGTTTTTGTGCAAAAGTAAAAACTATGTATTCTGATGACAGTATCTCTTTCTCATGCTTATCCCTGTTATATCTTATAGTAGGAGGGACAGTATTCTTTAGCAAACATGTCATTGAATCATGTGACTTGAGTGTCATTACTAAGCACTGGTTATAACTGATGGTATCACTAAGCACCTTGTAAGTCTATAGTTTACTTGTTTTATTGTTAAATAATCATAACAATGTTTCAGTTATTACACTAATAATGTATAAACGTTGAATCTCTGAAACATTATTCTAAAAACATCTATTGCCTATATCACAAAACATAAAATATGACTGAGATATGAAATGTGAACCATCTCTGCTTCACTTGATACAGGTTAATAGCCTTTCATAGAGGTATAGTCATCACAAGCACATTATTGCCAGCTGGATATTATGCTTGGGGTAACCATTTGAATGAAGGGTTCTGCTGGTTAAAGACTGACATTTTTGAGGTGATGTATATCTTCCATCATCCACCAGACCTTCTCAATATCAAGTCTTTCTTCTGTTCTAACAGCCGTCTCTGTCACACCCATCCTACTCTCAAGGTTATTGAGATGTTCCACTTCCGGGGGCCTTCTCAGGTTGGTGACAGGCTCATTTTAAAGGCCATTGTGAACAATACCTTCAAAGACAGGTAAGATCACCTTTGAAATTAAGTCAGGTCTGAAGATATATTTTAAAGACCCAGTAAGTATGTAAAATGAAAAAGATCCATGTTTAAGTGAAAATATAGAATGCTTTATCCACATTCCTGAAACTACTTCTTTTCTGGATAATTtaagatttacaaaaaaaacaggtACTGTGTACACAGATTTTATGCCAATGTTTGCATTGCATGCTACTTTGATtaccttgttaaaaaaaaaaccgtgtgacattagccttatgatTGCTGCATATGCTCACTTTCCTTGATACTCTGCATACTATTTGGTCCTGACAGCCATTTGCCTTTTTTCATTAGCAGCCAGATATAACTTTCGATCACTTGCCTTCTACAGATATttaatttgcaaaatattttggaGCCATATATTGTACAAAAATTAGAGATACCATACAAAGAAATTTTGGAGACCATAAGAATTCCATGGATGGCTGCAGCTGGCCTAAGGACAGCGCAGTTTTAGATAATCTGCCCTTGGCTTAATCTGCATTGATTGTGGTTAAAATATCATGTTTATTATTTCCGTATATGAGTTTCGTTTTTTGTTGTAATAGTTCAGCTAATCATGTTTTCAAACCTGTCTGTTTACAGAGTTTCTTATTGAGTATCCATTTTGCTGTTATTTGTATCATTGATAGTACGTGTATGGGAAACTCGTTATACAAATGATGTcttaattttaatgaaataattcaagtttctaaaaattatttccttttttgctttaatagtacaacagtaccttgtacttgattccaaataagatCTGTAGGATAGCACAGGGTTTGGCGCCAGTTCTCTGCACTTGAAGTATATAAAGACTATGACTTGGCCTGGAGTCAGATTGTAAATCCCCAGCCCTGAAACATTTCTAGATATGTTCGTTTCTTGTGATGTTGTGATTTATGTGATGCTTCTTGTTTACTTTAATTTCTCCAtgaagtaagggctctggcacacggggagattagttgcctgcgacaaatctcccttgtcgcgggcgactaatctccccgtgtgccagagcccttaggggaagcacaagaaaaaaaaaataaataaaggcccCTGGCACATGTTTGACTTTGTCAAAGGCGCGTAGGCTGTTTAAACATTATGACATTCATTGTTTTTAGTACTAATTGCTTTCCCTTGGCCACTGACATAGGAAATTGAAAAGTTTAAGTTGGCGGTGCAAGGACAATCAGAATTATACACAATTTGTAAACCTCCAGTTATTTTTGTCATTCATGTATTCCCCCCATaaataatgcataaaaaaattaaatgtcaACTTATGTTGACAGCATACTCCTCCTCTGCATATCTCAGTATAAAGGTCCTCTGTGAGGAGGACCTGACATATTTCTTATCTTGATTGATGCATTCTACATGAACAACAATATAACGGCAGGTCTAGCAGATAAAGAGAGAGGTTACTTTTGTACTGAAATGTACGTCAACTGTCTTCTTATGGCAAAAGGTGTAGCCGCTTATACTAATAGTTACACATGCAGATataacatataattatatatggggACATTaagataaatgtaattattatggtttcttttgcctttaaatataagaaaaaatttGCAGTACCCAATACAATCAGAGCTGAGCTACataatgcaatttatttattcCTGGTTTGGCTTTAGCCTGTGTAGGCTAGGTGTTCAGCCACTGATTCCCAGGAACAAGAGATTAAGGAATGACCATTGTATATAAAAACAATTCCTCTTAGTTTTAAGCATAAACCTCCTTCATAGGAGGTTAGTATTAGGGCTACTTTAACTGTTTTCATATTGCACTTTCTGCTGATAAGCCTCAAGTAGATAAGCGTAGGTAACAAGTAGGTAACATGATTCTGTGTGAACTAACTTCTGTAATGGTATAGGGCGtgaatttttttcctttaatccaAGCAGATGCGGCAAGGTAAGATGTTGAGTGCCTCTCAGGGTTCAAAATACTGATATGTAGTCCAAAGTCACTTTTTAATACATTAGCCTTGAAAAGaatacatttatgtatttattgctgTAGTTGTTAGCACTCACTGGTGTGCTATATACTTAGGCACTTTGCCCTCTTTCAAAATTTTACTGTGTTGCATTTTGTTTTGAAATTCAACAACAAATGCTTTGGGAGGGAATGTGAAAATCTCATCTGCATGAAACTGCCCACACATTTGAATCAGTCCATCTATTTCAGTTATGTCTAATCAAACTAGATGAACTTCAGATCAAATAAAGTTGTTGCTCCCATCAACACATGCATGCATGCAGTCATCAGCCAGCCTGTAACAGGAGGGGATTCACTTCCATGGTAATCAGTCAGCCCTTTAGTTAGACATCTGGTTAGTATGATTGTAGCTGATTGGTTAGAAACTATACATGGGAAGTGTAGCCAAATAGGAGGAGTCTTAGGCTAATCTACCCTGAATGATTCTCAAGAAAACTAGACTTTATGGAGACACTCTCGAGCAAGTTCATCCATATGGATATAATTCCATATTAGTGCGCAGAGAATCTGTGGAAAGATGATCAATATAAAAAGATTTTCAAGTAGGTTCAGCAGTACAGAGGGGATTTTAGATGGGATAGTcaacatacataatatatattagtCAAGTACAAGCCCGGGCTGACCATCTGTatattctggcaaatggcagagggcATGTctgtaatgtgccacagacagtcaatatttggggggctgtttggggttctGTGTACTTGAAGGGACCTATTATGAATCCCAGTACAGACTTGGTTAGGCAAAGCAATACTGAAATGGAACTAAAGCAAGTTTTTCATATGGTGGCTGAGTAAATATGAAGAAAAGCTAAAGCAGACTAATCAATATGGTTACATTTGGTATATGCATATTTATCCAGTGTAATAGCTGTATATAGTCAATGCCAGATTCGTAATCatggcgccccgaggccacccccattttCCCCCCGGCGCGCTTGCATGCACTTCCATTTAGCTCActtacggagcactggggacaggacatgctgaagttttctgcttGTCCTGTCCCCACTGCTcggtatgtgagcaaagtttcagtGCAGTTTGGGCGACATGTTCCTAAATTTGGGACCTTCTGTAAATTCCACTGGGGAAggcactgatgtgaatgatgtataatctctgtgaaGCGGGTGTTGtgatatataaataccaggaaataaaattaaatagaaaTACTTCCATGATGATATGAGAAGTGTGTTTGTGTATTGTAGGCTCCTTAGATTTTAAGTTCCTCTATTGATGTAAATAATAAACACTCTAATGTCCTACCTAACATGTCATCACTGTCATTTttacatcttcttttctgcttaatAATGTATATTCCTTTGCTGTTTCATTATTTGCTGATGACATACAATAAGTAcctacataaaataataaaaaaaaaaaatgggaattatgCACCACACAAGGCTGACAAGGGCGTTGCTTTTTCTCCCTGTCTTGCAGTATGGAGGTTGGGGTCTGCGCAGAGGCATTCTGCCATGAAATGAATGTGCCTAGGAGACACATCAACAGTGCATTTATGACCTTCATGGTTCTAGATGAAAAAAATCACCCATGTGTTTTACCTCGCATTAAACCAGATGAAGGGGTGGGTAAGCTTTACTATACAGCTTTGTTTGTAGAAATGGACACATTCACACAAACACTGCTAAAATGTTACAGTTGCAAAGAATGCTTCAGGCCAGTGCGCTTGTAGTAAACAGGCCCATTTATAGGGCTGGTCGGTCCTTACCAAGGGCAGGGAGAGGCTGGAAAAATTTGAACACTGGCCAGCAAAAACTCCCTCTTCTTAAGATCTTTCAGTAGCCACATATCTACTCAGAATGTGAGAAGTATTTGTAAGTATGTATTCAGAATTAGTTTGATGCCTCGTACTGCTAAATAATTATTCTTTTTCTCAGGATGGACAAAGAAGGTACAGGGAAGCACTTGCTCGCAGAAAGATCAGACTGGACCGGTGAGCATTTGAATTTGCATGTAAATGATGTACACTTCTTAGTCTTGAGTATCTGTAGTCTTCATCTGCCATTGATTAAATTAAATTCTGCATCTGCAAGTTTTGCAtcatgtgtaaaggtggccatatacacaccgatattatcgtacgaaacctcgtttcgtacgataatcggtgcgtgtatggtatgtcggcgagtcgaccgatatcgcaggaacctgctgatatcggacgactcaccgatcggaccagttggaaaattttgatcgggcgccatagaaggcgcctgaccaaaattctcccttcagatctgaatcggcagaaggaggtagaaatcctattgttttacctccttacctgccgattcagccctgaatggtgtgtggcggatcttacgatgtttcgttcgaccgatggtcgtacgaaacatcgttagatcgccacgtgtatggccacctttagtctttagatgaacattttaatatatagatataactgTTGTGTTTCTATTGATCCATGTATTATCTGATAGCTACTAATGATCTTGTGACTTATTATAGTTTTAATAAAAGGCTAAATGCAAGCCGCCTATACATGCACCAGAgcaccccctctgtctgtctctgggtGCTGCTTTTGTTCTGTTCACTATGAGTAGCTCAAAAATGTGTAGAAGAAACTGTAGAGCTACAGAAAGCATTAGAGCTGCACTCAACAAAATTCTATGCTGCCCTTTGAGACTTGAAATAATGAATATGCAATATAATATTAATTTACTCCATCCTTTTttattgtaaaagaaaatatgtaaCCTCCTGCAAGCAATCAGAAGTCCCACTGTCTGTTCCATGGGATCCAAGTAACCAGGTATGTTTGTACCACAGTAGGGTCCTGGACCtggtaatgtattttattagCAGCAGGTAACAGCATTTACTCATTTCTTACAGATATATCTCAGTTACAACAATGTTTCTGCCTTGAAAATGCTGGTGTCCAGAGCTGATTGGGTGTTAGCATCTGAAATTAACACGGTAATTTATTATATTCTCCCTAACGCAGAATTAGCAATATTGTGCAATAGTTACCCACCATAGCGTATGTGGTCATTTCTTTACAAACTCCAAGAATTTTACATATCAGTTTTTGAAGCCACACAGTAAGGTTACcatctaaaataaaaatgaaaaagcagTATACACTGAATAgtatagtattattttttttttttttgctgaacccttaaaaaaaaaactatttctttttgtacatttatactatggatgcactgaacccactttttttggttCGGCCAAACctccaaacccacccagcaggattcgaccgaatccttattagcatatgctgattaggatcggaaggggttaaaaattgctgcgcgctaatttatgctaattaggtttgGTTCAGCCGGGACAGCAGACCTGTCCGAAAccgaatcattaaaaaaaaaacgccgggatttggccgaatcccaaagagaatctgggattcggtgcatccctaatttaaaccATACATACCAACATGCAGCTTTGTGTTAGTGTGTTTGTGAAGTGCCTGTCTGTCATAGCTAAGAACAGGCCAAGAgcaaaatatgttggtgcatATATatgtgtagtaataataataaaagaccaTCTTTTTTTCCCTCAACTCCAAACAGTTCCCAAAGGCTTTGTATTAAGCCTGCACTAAAAACTGTAaagtcattatttgtagtttaagaACAATAATAGTAAAAGGTTAGGAGTGACTTGTGAAAACTTTAACCTGGTTTGTTGACAGGTCCATCTGTACACATTGGAGGAAGATGGTTATTTGTCCTTCAGGGTTGAAATGAGAGTTTCTATAGATGCCAGAGAAGCGTTTGAACTACTCTCGGACTTAAGCCGTAGAAACCAGTGGGATTCCACCTATCAGTGAGTTGTAAAAAATGTCTAGAAgaataagatttttttaataatgagACTTTGGAATACCCAATTGTACTGAGATACATTGCATACTTTCTTAAAAAGGAATGGATGCCTTTtagcaaatgaaaaaataataggTCACTGAAAGTCTGAAGTCAAGAGCAATGTCAGAAACACAGTGATATTTGGTACAGTGTTTTATCACAGCTACAAAATggtagaaaataccctgccatagacaatacagagactTGGCTGTGATAAAACACTCTAGTCCTGTAATGCAATGATTACATGCCTTTGTATGCATTTTTGAGTGATTATGCAATTTGAATCTATTAGacgaggcagttctcagtattgtctatggcagagtattttgtagccacaacaaaatGCAGGCACCAGATAACACCATGCCTCATTGTCCTTGCATTATAAAGCTGATCCAAGGGAGTAATGAATTTTCTCTCCCTCAGGCTAAGGTCAGTTTTAGATTTTTACTGCTCACCTTTGGATCAGTTAGAAGTTAGGCACGGTTTACTTGCTAAAGTCTGGGTTTGATGGGCATTTCTATGGTCAATCTACTCTATCATGTGGTTATGTAACTACAATAGAAcatgattttacattttgtacatttgtGCGCATTTTGTTCATGGCCCCCTAAATAaagtaaaattggggttctatAAGTAAGATTAAGTTCTGACCTACTGAAGAAGTAAACCTGCAGCAAATAAACGAAGTGTCCTATACTTGTTTTCCAGGGAATGTCAACTGCTGCAGCAGGTTAATGCTGATGATGCCATTTACCATGTGATTAGCACAATGCGTTCCTCTCAAAAGCGTTTGCAGGATTTTATTATTTTGGCATCTAGAAGGCAGCCTTGTGATGTTGGGTGAGTCACCAGACTGAACTGAtgagtttatatgtatatatacaatttatatagtATCACAGTGTTAAGAAAATGCTAGTGCCTTGCCTCTTTTCAGGGACCCTTATGTTGTAGCCTTTCGGTCAGTTACCCTCCCTGCTTATCCTCCATGCAAAGAGTATACACGAGGGGAGACGCTCTGCGCTGGATTTTGTGTCTGGCCCGAGAAAGAAAATATGACAAAGGTAGGAGGTTAAGGTGATGTCCATTTTATTCTGTAAGTCAGGTTTCAAGTATTGCTGCTTATAAAGACATGGGTATATAGTTACCCATGATTCTAGGATTTTCTGGTATGAAAAATACCATCTTCAGTTCATGTGTATTTGGGGcgatgaataaatatattttccatactaatcagctttatattgtgacatttatattctatatgtgcAGTACACAGccagtccctaaactcagtaactgacagcagcacagagcatgtgcagggaatcagcagaaaagaagatggagagctactggggcatctttgggggcacagatcttccctgctaaagggctgtggttgccttgggctggtgtaGAACCACGAAATATAATGTTTGCAGCATGTCTAGCCTACTTCTTAAGTTAATTAGCTACTTATTACCAAAATAAATAGGATATGAGTTATGAGCAGTATCAAAGGGTGTGGCTATATTCCACTGAAAACTATTGTTTGAATTATGAGCAGTACTATGCAAGCATCCATTTCAAGGATGGTACTTGAAATTGAAAGCATGAAAAGAATGTGAATGCTTACTACTTGCACTTACTGTTTTTTCATATATTGTTTTTCAGATTTCCTACTACAATCAGTTTACTCCTGGAATTGTGGAATACATTACAACCAATATCGCTGGCCTCTCATCAGATTTCTACATTTCGTTCCAATCATGTGAGCGGTTCCTATTTGAGAACACAAGGGGCAAGACCAGTGTCTGACCTGTCTGGGCTAAGGCATGCTGCTTAAGGGGCACAAAGCTGCAATAATTCACCAGGGCTCCcaactgtttttattttaggTATAATCAGGTTGTACAGTAACATACACATAGTACATAGCCCCTGATGCTAGCACACACAGCACTTTCTGTTCCTGATGTGGAACTTTTGGAAATGAATTTCATCCTTATATGTTTTACTGACTGGTGGAAGGAACTGTAATTAGCATTAGAGGCAGTCTGAGTACCTCTAAATGATATTGCCTCGTGTTGAAACAGCAGATCAAATAACCAGGATGTGGCTTCCGATACATTGAATATCCCAGCTGTTTAGTTTGCCAGTGCTGTGGTGTAACTTTCTGATGGCAGGCTGGTACTGACATCATTCAGACACATTCATTAAGAAATTGTGACTTGGCGGGCATTAGGAACAAGAATAATTTAGAACAAGACCATGCTTTCCTCCATTTTGCCTTTCTGAACAAATATGGTACATGGATTGATAACTACATTATTTCATGTTGGGAATGGAACAAGAGCAAAAGGGCAGATTTTGCTTGGCTAATTCCATTTCTTTAGGGAGACACTACAACTAAAGGAAGGTTATGCTTTCTTGGGCAAACACTTTTTAATAGATTATAAGTGAtaagataagtaacaataatagtTACTGTTGGTGATTGATTGTGTGGCTACAGCAGTGGTTttatgcagggctgtggagttggtagataaattctcccgactcctcagtttctgatacttccgactctccgactcctctgtttttaatatgctaatgtattttatacattcatacagtcaatgaaaagcatacttcatggtcactcaacgtgttcgtttatgcactgcgtgcattgggctttattcttatagcagagaagtaatttattatcactgtttgtgaattgggacatttaaacttgctctattatttttttttttattcccatttaaatttagtaggagttggagtcggttcattttttgccgactccaactccaggtacccaaaattgcctccgactcctcgactccgacaaTACAGCCTTGGTTTTATGATATACAAGCACCTAATACATGCTGGCATTCAAGGCTGCAGCAATAAGCTGAGTAAGCACTCTGGAGTTCAGGTAACCAGTTGCACACTTAAATGTTCCAACCAGAGGCAACAATATTATCCCTGGTCCATGAAATGTTAATGAAACCAAtgttaaaaaacttttatttaaaataatctaCAGAATCAGGTTTTTCCTTGTCTAAATGGATTGTTTTTCAAAATGGCCGCCATGATGCTGAAAACCTGTGGAAATTATGCTTTTAATTGAAAATTGTGTGCTTCCAGAAAATTACAATTGTAAACAGGGCTGAAGGTAGCACCCCCTGCCCAGAAAAGGGGAATCACATAAAtaagggatgtccaacctgcaatCTTTCAGCTGCTGTTGAAATTAAACTCTGATAACCTTTGATTGTAGTGTCCCAGGGCAAATACTCTCTGTGTCCTACCCTCAAACCAACCCTTAATGTAAAACTTACCTTCTTATTGGGAAATAAACCCCACTTCTCTGCACAAAGATTTCTCACATTACAGACTTATAGGCTGTCTTGCATTTAGCTGCTGGGTTGACAGTCTTTAACCTTGCTGGTTACATATTGCTTTCATTTAATGCAATCACAGGTTTCTAGTGTTCTTCCCTTCACACCCAGCTGGACTGGATGCGGTTTCAAaacttgtgtgtgtatataatattcaGTCTAACACTACCGGCATAACACACCCACAGTCCTCTGAGCTGGCTGCTATATCACACTCAGCAAATTGTCCCagtgcagtaaaccatagcagccaatcacagaccaGAGACAGATCAAAGCTAATTTCTGGGGAAATCTACCCAGTGTTGGTAAATTCACCACAGttaataccaggaaataaaaatgTTACATGTAATGTTCCCTGCATTTGTGAACATTATGCTTTTTTACACTAGTGAGCTTTTTTTTAGACAACTGATTAAAAGACCCAATAGCAAACAGAATAGAAATAAATGTATAGATAGTAAAACATGACATGATATATTTTACTGGTGTGCATATTAGATCCTGCTTCATACAGTATGAATGGTTAATGGGATTGAAATAAATGGTTGATGGGCATTTGATATATGTTGTGCTCTTTAtttaataatgttaaaaaaaactattgctgttaAAAAGCTTGGCTGAAAGCACTGCCATTCTTTTTATGGCACCACTGGAGGTACCATGAGTAGAAGTAGACCCTTTATAGTAGCACACTACTACATGTAGagtataatatatagtaatatatagggAATTTTATGTATGTAGACACACACAACCCCCTGCACCTGGTGGAACAGTACCTTATATTGTAATTacctttatacactttcattttttggggttactttaaaaaaaagtcagtttcATTAAAACTTTCCTGACAGGAACTGGTCCGGACTGGGATGCAAAATAGGCCCCGCtgtttcaaatacacagaggcacaaacagccccccaccaccccactaaatagtgactgtctgtggcatcttacagccacAGTTTTATGACAGCCAGTACTgttctgttgtttttttgttgGAACATTTAGTGCTTATTGGACTTTTAAGTGACAAGATTACTGATAAACCACTGGAAATATATTGAAATGTGTTAAAAACAA
Encoded proteins:
- the acot11 gene encoding acyl-coenzyme A thioesterase 11 isoform X1, with translation MVPRPESLSGLQFYKALFMAGNSDGEIRNPTEVHMSQMVLPCHANHRGQLSTGQLLKWIDTAACLSAERHAGCPCVTASMDDIYFEHTISVGQVVNLKTKVNRAFNSSMEVGIQVNSEDLCSGKEWKVCEAFATFVAQVQDKGKVKLHPLTPVTEEEKLEHSIAAERRRMRLVHTDIIKDLLVNCTLQDERSREGNMNGEVLAQTTRVESVELVLPPHANHQGNTFGGQIMAWMVNVATIAASRLCHTHPTLKVIEMFHFRGPSQVGDRLILKAIVNNTFKDSMEVGVCAEAFCHEMNVPRRHINSAFMTFMVLDEKNHPCVLPRIKPDEGDGQRRYREALARRKIRLDRKYVTSCKQSEVPLSVPWDPSNQIYLSYNNVSALKMLVSRADWVLASEINTVHLYTLEEDGYLSFRVEMRVSIDAREAFELLSDLSRRNQWDSTYQECQLLQQVNADDAIYHVISTMRSSQKRLQDFIILASRRQPCDVGDPYVVAFRSVTLPAYPPCKEYTRGETLCAGFCVWPEKENMTKISYYNQFTPGIVEYITTNIAGLSSDFYISFQSCERFLFENTRGKTSV
- the acot11 gene encoding acyl-coenzyme A thioesterase 11 isoform X2 — translated: MAGNSDGEIRNPTEVHMSQMVLPCHANHRGQLSTGQLLKWIDTAACLSAERHAGCPCVTASMDDIYFEHTISVGQVVNLKTKVNRAFNSSMEVGIQVNSEDLCSGKEWKVCEAFATFVAQVQDKGKVKLHPLTPVTEEEKLEHSIAAERRRMRLVHTDIIKDLLVNCTLQDERSREGNMNGEVLAQTTRVESVELVLPPHANHQGNTFGGQIMAWMVNVATIAASRLCHTHPTLKVIEMFHFRGPSQVGDRLILKAIVNNTFKDSMEVGVCAEAFCHEMNVPRRHINSAFMTFMVLDEKNHPCVLPRIKPDEGDGQRRYREALARRKIRLDRKYVTSCKQSEVPLSVPWDPSNQIYLSYNNVSALKMLVSRADWVLASEINTVHLYTLEEDGYLSFRVEMRVSIDAREAFELLSDLSRRNQWDSTYQECQLLQQVNADDAIYHVISTMRSSQKRLQDFIILASRRQPCDVGDPYVVAFRSVTLPAYPPCKEYTRGETLCAGFCVWPEKENMTKISYYNQFTPGIVEYITTNIAGLSSDFYISFQSCERFLFENTRGKTSV